The Haloplanus sp. CK5-1 genome contains a region encoding:
- a CDS encoding GtrA family protein, with protein sequence MLRRFLRAILVGPEAPQIRRFFLVGTAAAAFQTAMLGTLVEVGDLQYLLAAALSIETTIILQYGVNNRWTFHASRHDGWREYANGLLQTNIVRGSAIPIQLGVLYALVSAAAVPYLVANGVGIVISGVYRYLLESRWTWG encoded by the coding sequence ATGCTTCGGCGCTTCCTGCGGGCGATACTCGTCGGTCCCGAGGCCCCGCAGATCCGCCGGTTCTTCCTCGTCGGCACCGCGGCGGCGGCGTTTCAGACGGCGATGCTCGGCACGCTCGTCGAGGTGGGTGACCTTCAGTACCTGTTGGCCGCCGCCCTCTCCATCGAGACGACTATCATCCTCCAGTACGGCGTCAACAACCGGTGGACGTTCCACGCCTCACGACACGACGGCTGGCGGGAGTACGCCAACGGCCTCTTGCAGACGAACATCGTCCGTGGTTCTGCCATCCCGATCCAACTCGGCGTCCTGTACGCCCTCGTCTCGGCCGCGGCCGTCCCCTACCTCGTCGCCAACGGCGTCGGTATCGTGATCAGCGGTGTCTACCGCTATCTCCTCGAATCGCGGTGGACGTGGGGGTGA
- a CDS encoding DUF309 domain-containing protein, whose protein sequence is MDAALRSGIALYNAGEHHAAHDPWEAEWLGLTTGTDDERLLHGLIQFTAAIHHARTRNWGGATGLAKSAADYLAGLDSPSHGVDVAAPRRAMATLAADPEVIERRRPPPLRYEGRTLGLDDLDFECVAVVAPALAAEHGYDEATVDRAVAYARKEVADGGRTLFTGPLFEFVTADEPHRALVARRLGRHVDRRDREYDDVAGLFD, encoded by the coding sequence ATGGACGCGGCGCTCCGGTCCGGAATCGCCCTCTACAACGCCGGCGAACACCACGCCGCACACGATCCGTGGGAGGCCGAGTGGCTCGGCCTGACGACGGGGACCGACGACGAGCGACTGCTCCACGGCCTCATCCAGTTCACCGCGGCGATCCACCACGCCCGGACTCGAAACTGGGGCGGGGCGACGGGACTCGCGAAGAGCGCCGCCGACTACCTCGCCGGTCTCGATTCCCCGTCCCACGGTGTCGACGTCGCGGCCCCGCGCCGCGCCATGGCGACGCTCGCCGCCGACCCCGAGGTGATCGAGCGCCGCCGTCCGCCGCCGCTTCGGTACGAGGGGCGGACGCTGGGCCTCGACGACTTGGATTTCGAGTGCGTCGCCGTCGTCGCACCGGCGCTCGCGGCCGAACACGGCTACGACGAGGCGACGGTCGACCGGGCGGTCGCGTACGCCCGCAAAGAAGTCGCCGACGGCGGCCGGACGCTGTTCACCGGTCCGCTCTTCGAGTTCGTCACCGCCGACGAACCCCACCGGGCGCTGGTCGCCCGGCGACTGGGCCGGCACGTCGACCGCCGGGACCGGGAGTACGACGACGTGGCCGGCCTGTTCGACTGA
- the cca gene encoding CCA tRNA nucleotidyltransferase — MSEFDAVVARVSDRVTPDEAEREALRSAVDALTDRVREALADLPVDARIVQVGSTARGTWLAADRDIDLFVCFPPDLDRADLEAYGLSVGRTALPDGREEYAEHPYVTGKFEGFEVDLVPCYDVDDATAIQSAVDRTPFHDAYLQERLDPTLAGDVRLFKAFLTGIGAYGSDLRTRGFSGYLSELLVLEYGGFEELLRGAADWHPPVRFDPEDHGTESFDDPLVVIDPTDPTRNVAAVCAPENVARLQHYARDLVADPRDDLFVPADPDPIDADAVRAHLDRRGTTPVAVVFETPDIVDDQLYPQLRKSLDGIADELDRRGFVPIRSTTLAADRAVLFVELAVDELPAVRRHRGPPVHVREHATGFYDAYADGDAYGPFVDGDRYVVERDREFTTPEALLESDAVFDVALGTHVERALDDGYDLLVGEAVASLADEFGVALARYFDPTP; from the coding sequence ATGAGCGAGTTCGACGCCGTCGTCGCGCGTGTCTCCGACCGCGTGACGCCGGACGAGGCGGAGCGCGAGGCGCTCCGATCGGCGGTCGACGCACTGACCGACCGGGTCCGGGAGGCCCTCGCCGACCTCCCGGTCGACGCGCGGATCGTACAGGTCGGCTCGACCGCCCGCGGGACGTGGCTCGCCGCCGACCGCGACATCGACCTGTTCGTCTGCTTTCCTCCCGACCTCGACCGCGCCGATCTGGAGGCCTACGGCCTGTCCGTCGGTCGGACGGCGCTCCCCGACGGGCGCGAGGAGTACGCGGAACACCCCTACGTCACCGGCAAGTTCGAGGGGTTCGAGGTCGACCTCGTCCCCTGTTACGACGTCGACGACGCGACTGCGATCCAGTCGGCGGTCGATCGCACTCCCTTCCACGACGCCTACCTACAGGAGCGCCTCGATCCGACTCTCGCCGGCGACGTGCGCCTGTTCAAGGCCTTCCTCACCGGAATCGGTGCCTACGGGAGCGACCTCAGGACCCGCGGGTTCTCGGGTTACCTCTCGGAACTGCTCGTCCTCGAGTACGGCGGGTTCGAGGAACTGCTCCGCGGGGCCGCCGACTGGCACCCGCCCGTTCGCTTCGATCCAGAGGACCACGGCACCGAGTCGTTCGACGACCCGCTCGTCGTGATCGATCCCACCGATCCCACGCGCAACGTCGCCGCCGTCTGTGCCCCGGAGAACGTCGCTCGCCTCCAACACTACGCCCGGGACCTCGTAGCCGACCCCCGCGACGACCTCTTCGTCCCCGCCGATCCCGATCCGATCGACGCCGACGCCGTCCGCGCTCACCTCGACCGCCGGGGGACGACCCCCGTGGCCGTCGTCTTCGAGACGCCCGACATCGTCGACGACCAACTCTACCCCCAGTTACGCAAGTCCCTCGACGGGATCGCCGACGAACTCGACCGCCGTGGTTTCGTACCCATCCGGTCGACGACCCTGGCCGCCGATCGCGCCGTCCTGTTCGTCGAACTCGCGGTCGACGAACTCCCGGCCGTCCGCCGGCACCGCGGCCCGCCGGTCCACGTCCGCGAGCACGCGACCGGCTTCTACGACGCCTACGCCGACGGCGACGCGTACGGTCCCTTCGTCGACGGCGACCGCTACGTCGTCGAGCGTGACCGCGAGTTCACCACGCCCGAAGCCCTCCTCGAGAGCGACGCCGTCTTCGACGTGGCTCTCGGCACACACGTCGAACGCGCCCTCGACGACGGCTACGACCTGCTGGTCGGCGAGGCAGTTGCGTCGCTGGCCGACGAGTTCGGCGTCGCCCTCGCGCGCTACTTCGACCCCACGCCCTAG
- a CDS encoding PAS domain-containing sensor histidine kinase, which produces MRTVTNATIGITIADPSQPDNPLIYVNDGFCELTGYSRDEILGQNCRFLQGDATREEPVAQMRTAIEAKEPVTVELRNYRKEGAMFWNRVTIVPIRAESGAVTSYLGYQEDVTDEKRFKQDLTLFKKAAEGSEKVIFITDPDGTIQYVNPVFERMTGYTASEATGRNPRILKSGQHDDAFYADLWEQITAGDVWDAELTNQTKHGELFEVTLKIIPATGKHGKITQFVAIMQDISEKMLTRQTIDVLNRVVRHNLRNSVTAIDGHAELLASDEIDAETRQASIEAIRRQAKSMHKIARTTDNIREIYDPTDEQRWDRLNIEALFEAYQGQYSDAELTTSIDGDEPIYVRNADLFEQAMDEAVENAVDHGDRSPPEVTMTIDRESDPDYVYISVADNGPGIPDLERRVIESREETPLQHSLGIGLWMMNWVVTTLGGELTISDNDPRGSVLTFQLPSVDQSVVANPSS; this is translated from the coding sequence GTGCGGACAGTTACAAACGCTACTATAGGTATCACAATTGCAGACCCATCTCAACCCGACAACCCTCTGATTTACGTCAACGATGGGTTTTGCGAACTCACCGGCTATTCTCGTGACGAGATTCTCGGCCAAAACTGTCGGTTCCTACAGGGCGACGCCACACGTGAAGAGCCAGTTGCACAGATGCGAACCGCAATCGAAGCCAAAGAGCCCGTGACCGTCGAACTCCGGAACTACCGAAAAGAAGGCGCGATGTTCTGGAATCGCGTGACGATCGTTCCGATTCGAGCCGAGTCGGGGGCCGTCACCAGTTACCTCGGCTATCAGGAAGACGTGACCGACGAAAAGCGGTTCAAACAAGATCTCACCCTGTTTAAGAAGGCGGCTGAAGGATCTGAGAAAGTCATTTTCATAACCGACCCGGACGGGACGATCCAGTATGTCAACCCTGTCTTCGAACGGATGACCGGATATACGGCGTCCGAGGCGACCGGACGCAATCCACGCATTCTCAAATCCGGGCAACACGACGACGCGTTCTATGCGGACCTGTGGGAGCAGATCACGGCTGGCGACGTGTGGGACGCCGAACTGACGAACCAGACCAAGCACGGAGAGCTGTTCGAGGTCACACTGAAGATCATCCCTGCGACGGGCAAGCACGGGAAGATAACGCAGTTCGTGGCTATCATGCAGGACATCAGCGAGAAAATGCTCACGAGACAGACGATTGATGTGCTTAACCGGGTGGTGCGGCACAATCTGCGAAACTCCGTGACCGCGATCGACGGTCACGCAGAACTGTTAGCATCTGACGAGATAGACGCAGAAACCCGACAGGCGTCGATCGAAGCAATTCGGCGTCAAGCAAAGTCGATGCATAAGATCGCGCGAACGACCGACAACATCCGCGAGATCTACGACCCGACGGACGAACAGCGATGGGATCGTCTCAATATCGAGGCGCTTTTCGAAGCGTATCAGGGGCAATATTCGGACGCAGAACTCACGACATCGATCGATGGTGACGAGCCGATCTATGTTCGAAATGCAGACCTGTTCGAGCAAGCCATGGATGAGGCTGTCGAGAATGCAGTCGACCACGGTGATCGGTCACCGCCAGAAGTAACTATGACGATTGACCGGGAGTCGGATCCCGATTACGTGTATATATCCGTAGCGGACAATGGTCCCGGTATCCCGGACCTCGAACGGCGTGTGATCGAATCGAGAGAGGAGACGCCGCTCCAGCACAGTCTCGGTATCGGGCTTTGGATGATGAATTGGGTGGTAACGACGCTCGGTGGGGAGTTGACGATTAGTGATAACGACCCACGGGGAAGCGTGCTGACGTTCCAATTACCAAGTGTAGATCAAAGTGTTGTGGCGAATCCCAGCTCGTGA
- a CDS encoding dihydroneopterin aldolase family protein, giving the protein MVTDTQQACFEAGIKFGSLYHQFAGTPVSPGSVASLERAMEEAIENQPFCASVDVDIDEAALFDAAGDHGYVELTGRFMEVEMRIEYEDVVVDTEMTMTDGYPLMRPVSVE; this is encoded by the coding sequence ATGGTCACCGACACCCAGCAGGCCTGTTTCGAGGCGGGCATCAAGTTCGGATCGCTCTACCACCAGTTCGCCGGCACGCCCGTCTCGCCCGGCAGCGTGGCGAGCCTCGAACGCGCGATGGAGGAGGCTATCGAGAACCAACCCTTCTGTGCGTCGGTCGACGTCGACATCGACGAGGCAGCGCTGTTCGACGCGGCCGGCGACCACGGCTACGTCGAACTCACGGGGCGGTTCATGGAGGTGGAGATGCGCATCGAGTACGAGGACGTCGTCGTCGACACCGAAATGACGATGACCGATGGCTACCCGCTGATGCGCCCGGTGTCCGTCGAGTGA
- a CDS encoding single-stranded DNA binding protein codes for MGVIEDVYEDLDTDVEFEEFEAAVHDKVEQMGGLADEETAAMLIAHELEDEEVSGIADIEPGMDEVKFLGKVVGIGELRTFERDDTDTTEDDEREDAERDDDEGGPADGEGRVINVEVADETGQVRVAFWDRVAQSVADGELEVGEVLRIKGRPQEGYSGVEVSADQAEPDPDAEVDVQIRDTYRVEDLSLGLSDVNLQGRVLSTDSVRTFDRDDGSEGRVANLTLGDETGRIRVTLWDEKADRAEELDPDTSVEVVDGYVRERDGDLELHVGSRGAVEGIDEEISYDPETATIDDLELGETADLAGGVIETDPKRTFDRDDGSEGQVRNVRIKDETGDIRVALWGEKADLDVDLADYVVVTDAEIQEGWQDDLEASAGWRSTVTVTDPPADAAGAGVDADAETGSATGDGSPGLDAFGDDVGGAETGGGTGSATGAAAGTDDGPVQFTGTVVQAGDPVVLDDGTETRSVETDANLRLGEEVTVRGPLRDGRIDADEVH; via the coding sequence ATGGGTGTAATCGAGGACGTGTACGAGGACCTCGACACCGACGTGGAGTTCGAGGAGTTCGAGGCCGCCGTCCACGACAAGGTCGAGCAGATGGGGGGGCTCGCCGACGAGGAGACGGCGGCGATGCTCATCGCCCACGAACTGGAAGACGAGGAGGTGAGCGGCATCGCCGACATCGAACCAGGGATGGACGAGGTGAAGTTCCTCGGGAAGGTCGTCGGTATCGGCGAGTTGCGGACGTTCGAACGCGACGACACGGACACGACCGAGGACGACGAGCGCGAGGATGCCGAACGCGACGACGACGAGGGAGGGCCCGCAGATGGGGAGGGCCGCGTCATCAACGTGGAGGTGGCCGACGAGACCGGACAGGTCCGCGTGGCCTTCTGGGACCGAGTGGCGCAGTCGGTCGCGGACGGCGAACTCGAGGTCGGCGAGGTCCTCCGAATCAAGGGTCGGCCACAGGAGGGGTACAGCGGCGTCGAGGTGAGCGCGGATCAGGCGGAACCTGATCCGGACGCCGAGGTCGACGTCCAGATACGCGACACCTACCGCGTCGAGGACCTCTCGCTCGGCCTGTCGGACGTGAACCTCCAGGGTCGGGTACTGTCGACGGACTCGGTCCGGACGTTCGACCGCGACGACGGGAGCGAGGGACGGGTCGCGAACCTCACCCTCGGCGACGAGACTGGCCGCATCAGGGTGACGCTGTGGGACGAGAAGGCGGATCGGGCCGAGGAACTCGATCCTGACACCTCGGTCGAGGTGGTGGACGGCTACGTCCGCGAACGCGACGGCGACCTCGAACTCCACGTGGGGTCGCGGGGTGCAGTCGAGGGGATCGACGAGGAGATCAGTTACGACCCCGAGACGGCGACGATCGACGACCTCGAACTCGGCGAGACGGCCGATCTTGCCGGCGGCGTCATCGAGACCGACCCCAAGCGGACGTTCGACCGCGACGACGGGAGCGAGGGGCAGGTCCGGAACGTGCGGATCAAAGACGAGACGGGCGACATCCGGGTGGCGCTCTGGGGGGAGAAAGCCGACCTCGACGTCGACCTCGCCGACTACGTCGTCGTCACCGACGCCGAGATCCAGGAGGGGTGGCAGGACGACCTGGAGGCCTCGGCCGGGTGGCGGTCGACGGTGACCGTGACCGATCCGCCGGCGGACGCGGCGGGGGCCGGCGTGGATGCCGACGCCGAAACGGGCTCGGCGACGGGGGACGGGAGTCCGGGACTCGACGCCTTCGGCGACGATGTGGGCGGGGCGGAGACTGGCGGCGGGACCGGGAGTGCGACGGGCGCCGCCGCCGGAACGGACGACGGACCCGTCCAGTTCACGGGGACGGTCGTCCAAGCGGGCGACCCGGTCGTCCTCGACGACGGGACGGAGACGCGGAGCGTCGAGACGGACGCGAACCTCCGTCTCGGCGAAGAAGTGACGGTCCGCGGGCCGCTCCGTGACGGGCGGATCGACGCCGACGAAGTACACTGA
- the azf gene encoding NAD-dependent glucose-6-phosphate dehydrogenase Azf: MDDPVLLTGAGGRVGQAILHGIGDTYDWRLLDREPLSSDRLPLGVDEDDVVVADVTDEAAMADAMEGVGAVIHLAGDPRPEAPWNSVLSNNIDGTQTVFEAAVGAGVEKVAFASSNHAVSAYETETRKPEMYRTDDDYRLDGSELPRPGNLYGVSKAAGETLGRYYHDTEGLSVVCVRIGNLTEGHPPRNYERGQAMWLSHRDCAHLFDCCVRADYDYEVVYGISDNERKYYSIDRAREVLGYDPEDDSAEYTLAGDPKDEA; the protein is encoded by the coding sequence ATGGACGACCCGGTGTTACTGACTGGCGCGGGTGGGCGCGTCGGGCAGGCCATCCTGCACGGGATCGGCGACACCTACGACTGGCGACTGCTCGACCGGGAGCCGCTGTCGAGCGACCGCCTCCCGCTGGGCGTCGACGAGGACGACGTCGTCGTCGCGGACGTGACCGACGAGGCAGCCATGGCCGACGCGATGGAGGGCGTCGGGGCCGTCATCCACCTCGCGGGGGATCCCCGACCGGAAGCGCCGTGGAACTCGGTGCTCTCGAACAACATCGACGGCACGCAGACGGTGTTCGAGGCGGCGGTCGGGGCCGGCGTCGAGAAGGTGGCCTTCGCCTCCTCGAACCACGCCGTCTCGGCCTACGAGACCGAGACGCGAAAGCCCGAGATGTACCGCACCGACGACGACTACCGCCTCGACGGGAGCGAACTCCCCCGCCCGGGCAACCTCTACGGCGTGAGCAAGGCCGCGGGCGAGACGCTCGGCCGCTACTACCACGACACCGAGGGCCTGTCGGTGGTCTGTGTCCGCATCGGCAACCTGACCGAGGGCCACCCGCCGCGCAACTACGAACGCGGGCAGGCGATGTGGCTCTCGCATCGCGACTGTGCCCACCTCTTCGACTGCTGTGTCCGGGCCGACTACGACTACGAGGTCGTCTACGGCATCTCGGACAACGAGCGCAAGTACTACTCCATCGACCGCGCCCGCGAGGTGCTCGGCTACGACCCCGAGGACGACTCGGCGGAGTACACGCTGGCTGGCGACCCGAAAGACGAGGCCTGA
- a CDS encoding DUF5790 family protein has product MSQTTLGDDELFGEAAAEVRADVEEHLGKARAELPDPDEIWAADADNVLGVLNGLRSALDAGEAEEHLRQAKKWYTMGDRADAFEDAADLAEAIEELEELIESIGGAHDDVSDLTNAVPELRGTLEDLDGGEAGDE; this is encoded by the coding sequence ATGAGTCAGACGACGCTCGGCGACGACGAACTCTTCGGCGAGGCGGCGGCCGAGGTGCGCGCGGACGTGGAGGAACATCTCGGGAAGGCCCGCGCGGAACTCCCCGACCCGGACGAGATCTGGGCGGCCGACGCCGACAACGTCCTCGGGGTGTTGAACGGCCTCCGATCGGCACTCGACGCCGGCGAGGCCGAGGAGCACCTCCGGCAGGCGAAAAAGTGGTACACGATGGGCGACCGCGCCGACGCCTTCGAGGACGCTGCCGACCTCGCGGAAGCCATCGAGGAGTTGGAGGAACTGATCGAGTCGATCGGCGGGGCCCACGACGACGTGAGCGACCTCACGAACGCGGTGCCCGAACTCCGCGGGACGCTGGAGGACCTCGACGGCGGCGAGGCCGGCGACGAGTGA
- a CDS encoding histone deacetylase → MQFGYSETCLDHDTGDRHPETPDRLRAIRRQLARRHGVEYVSADPASADAVSIVHDDDYVDELQSFCSEGGGDWDPDTVASSGTWEAALTSAGLAQWAAERALAGDDGRETPFSLGRPPGHHAVTDDAMGFCFFNNAAVAAGTVVDRGDADRVAIFDWDVHHGNGTQDIFYDRGDVFYASIHEEGLFPGTGAVDDVGTGTGEGTTLNVPLRSGAGDADYLAAFETVAAALDRFDPDLLVVSAGFDAHRHDPISRLRVSTEGYAALTDRVREAAREMDAALAFVLEGGYGLDTLSESVATVHETFDGRTPVAVDDDDPTDATRDLLDRVRSTHDL, encoded by the coding sequence ATGCAGTTCGGCTACAGCGAGACCTGTCTCGACCACGACACCGGCGACCGACACCCGGAGACGCCCGACCGCTTGCGGGCGATCCGCCGACAGCTCGCCCGCCGTCACGGTGTCGAGTACGTGTCGGCCGATCCGGCGTCGGCCGACGCGGTGTCGATCGTCCACGACGACGACTACGTCGACGAACTCCAGTCGTTCTGTTCCGAGGGAGGGGGCGACTGGGATCCCGACACCGTCGCCTCGTCGGGGACGTGGGAGGCCGCACTGACGAGCGCGGGACTGGCACAGTGGGCCGCGGAGCGGGCTCTCGCCGGCGACGACGGCCGTGAGACCCCCTTCTCGCTCGGTCGGCCGCCGGGCCACCACGCCGTCACCGACGACGCGATGGGGTTCTGTTTTTTCAACAACGCCGCCGTCGCCGCGGGGACGGTCGTCGATCGGGGCGACGCCGACCGCGTGGCGATCTTCGACTGGGACGTCCACCACGGCAACGGTACCCAGGATATCTTCTACGACCGTGGGGACGTGTTCTACGCGTCGATCCACGAGGAAGGGTTGTTCCCGGGCACGGGCGCGGTCGACGACGTCGGGACGGGCACGGGCGAGGGGACGACGCTCAACGTCCCGCTCCGGTCCGGCGCGGGGGACGCGGATTATCTGGCGGCGTTCGAGACTGTCGCCGCGGCCCTCGACCGGTTCGACCCCGACCTCCTCGTCGTCAGTGCGGGCTTCGACGCCCACCGTCACGACCCGATCTCGCGGCTGCGGGTCTCGACCGAGGGGTACGCCGCCCTCACCGATCGGGTCCGCGAGGCGGCCCGCGAGATGGACGCCGCCCTCGCGTTCGTCCTCGAAGGCGGGTACGGACTCGACACGCTCTCCGAGAGCGTCGCGACGGTCCACGAGACGTTCGACGGTCGGACGCCCGTGGCCGTCGACGACGACGACCCGACCGACGCCACCCGCGACCTGCTCGACCGGGTGCGGTCGACCCACGACCTCTAG
- a CDS encoding histone: MSVELPFAPVDTIIRRNAGDLRVSAGAAEELARRIQRHGADLAVDAAEDATADGRKTLMAADFGVERVVNRDSLELPVAPVDRIARLDIGDRYRVSMDARIALADILEDYADNVASAAATLADHADRRTIQAEDIETYFSLFE; the protein is encoded by the coding sequence ATGAGCGTCGAGTTACCGTTCGCCCCGGTAGACACGATCATCCGTCGGAACGCGGGGGACCTCCGCGTGAGTGCGGGTGCGGCGGAGGAACTCGCCCGGCGCATCCAGCGCCACGGGGCGGACCTCGCCGTCGACGCCGCCGAGGACGCGACGGCGGACGGTCGAAAAACGCTGATGGCCGCCGACTTCGGCGTCGAACGGGTGGTCAACCGCGACTCGCTCGAACTGCCGGTCGCGCCGGTCGATCGGATCGCACGGCTCGACATCGGTGACCGCTACCGCGTCTCGATGGACGCACGGATCGCGCTCGCCGACATCCTGGAGGACTACGCCGACAACGTCGCCTCGGCGGCGGCGACGCTCGCCGATCACGCCGACAGGCGGACGATCCAGGCCGAGGACATCGAGACATACTTCTCCCTCTTCGAATAG
- a CDS encoding sulfatase-like hydrolase/transferase — MTDTPVSNVLLVTVDSLRTDAIEPYGGEYETPTLSAVADRGTVFENAFAHGNWTPMSFPSILASRPAFADTGRIGVDGATTLAERLHDAGIATGGFNAANGFLTEHWGYDDGFDDFDAFVGGGGDGRAGEFVAAHPTWGAWLQLLTSPFRRAGSILRGGSDEQPFTDASRMLDVERGATSFVEETDEPFFLWVHYMDAHTPYVPAPRYLREISDRRVGKVRMLVAHVRTGLGWSVGDRTLADLRTLYQGAVRQIDASLDRLLSSLDDAGVGDDTAVVVAGDHGEEFMDHGHLSHYPKLYDELIHVPLVVDLPGVESGRVADHVGLDSIPPTICDLLGVDPADDWTGRSLVPTIRDGVAPRADPVVSVAVRGEDVTQQPIPRRLDEGDLLVSARERDWVYIRNTVTDVEELYDRRADPEQRTDLLADGDAVDSETPAARAHDRLCDAVRDHVATLEAVDPDDEGVGIDDDIETRLEALGYR; from the coding sequence ATGACAGACACGCCCGTCTCGAACGTCCTTCTCGTCACCGTCGACTCCCTGCGGACCGACGCAATCGAACCGTACGGCGGCGAGTACGAGACGCCCACGCTCTCCGCCGTCGCCGACCGAGGCACCGTCTTCGAGAACGCCTTCGCCCACGGTAACTGGACACCGATGTCCTTTCCCTCCATCCTCGCGTCGCGTCCGGCCTTCGCCGACACCGGACGGATCGGCGTCGACGGTGCGACGACCCTCGCCGAGCGACTTCACGACGCTGGAATCGCGACCGGCGGATTCAACGCCGCGAACGGCTTTTTGACCGAACACTGGGGGTACGACGACGGCTTCGACGACTTCGACGCGTTCGTCGGCGGCGGCGGGGACGGCCGAGCAGGGGAGTTTGTGGCTGCCCACCCCACCTGGGGAGCGTGGCTGCAACTCCTCACGTCGCCGTTCCGTCGGGCCGGAAGCATCCTGCGGGGCGGATCGGACGAACAGCCCTTCACCGACGCCTCACGTATGCTCGACGTCGAGCGTGGCGCTACCTCCTTCGTCGAGGAGACCGACGAACCGTTCTTCCTGTGGGTCCACTACATGGACGCACACACGCCGTACGTCCCCGCGCCGCGGTACCTCCGGGAGATATCCGACCGGCGCGTCGGCAAGGTCCGGATGCTGGTCGCACACGTCAGGACCGGACTGGGCTGGTCGGTCGGCGACCGAACCCTCGCCGACCTCCGCACCCTGTATCAGGGGGCGGTCCGACAGATCGACGCCAGTCTGGACCGACTCCTGTCGTCGCTCGACGACGCCGGCGTCGGCGACGACACCGCCGTCGTCGTCGCCGGAGACCACGGCGAGGAGTTCATGGACCACGGTCACCTCTCGCACTATCCGAAGCTCTACGACGAACTGATCCACGTCCCGCTCGTGGTCGACCTGCCGGGCGTGGAGTCCGGTCGGGTAGCCGACCACGTCGGCCTCGACTCCATCCCTCCGACGATCTGTGACCTGCTCGGCGTCGATCCTGCCGACGACTGGACGGGGCGGAGTCTCGTGCCGACGATCCGGGACGGCGTCGCGCCGCGGGCCGATCCCGTGGTGAGCGTTGCCGTCCGCGGCGAGGACGTGACCCAGCAACCGATTCCGCGGCGCCTCGACGAGGGCGATCTGCTGGTGAGTGCCCGAGAGCGTGACTGGGTGTACATTCGGAACACCGTCACGGACGTCGAGGAACTGTACGACCGACGGGCCGATCCGGAACAGCGAACGGACCTCCTTGCCGACGGCGACGCCGTCGACTCCGAGACTCCCGCCGCTCGTGCCCACGACCGTCTCTGCGACGCCGTTCGCGACCACGTGGCCACACTGGAGGCCGTCGACCCCGACGACGAAGGCGTTGGTATCGACGACGACATCGAGACCCGGCTCGAGGCCCTCGGCTACCGGTAA